The nucleotide sequence AGCGGATAGGGGGCCGAGGTGAGATTTGCACTCACATATTTGCCGTTAGCCATGGAGTAGATTGCGTATTCATCACTAGCCAACCATATGAGTTTGAACTGTTCCCAGGATCCGGCGCTGGTGGTGCGAGCCTGTAGCGGATAGGGGGTCGAGGTGAGATTTGCACTGACGTATTTGGCAGCGGCATTTGACCAAATAATAGTAGGATTCCAACACTCCGATTCGAGAGAGAGCCCGCTCGATGTTCCGGGGCTCGGTGCGACGCCCAACCCTCCCGAGGCTGCCGCCCGCATCGGCGCGGGCAACACTACGGCGAACACCGCGACTAGCGCTAGTAGTGGCATGAAGAACCGGACCGTCAGCCATCGCGGCGTCAAAGCGTATGCCTGCGAACAGAGCACGGCAGGACTGGGTTGTCCAGTTTTGTGGGCTGCATCCACCAGAGACTCCCTCCATCGATGAGCATAAGATTAGCCCACCATGAACGTCCGAGAAAGCCCTCACGCGGCTTCCAGTTGCCCACGTGATTAACCTGCTGTACGTCACGAGGCAGGACCGTTCAACAACAGCGACCAGGCTTCTCCGGCGGGGTCGATGCCCCACCCGCAGCCGGTAGCGGCCAGTCGAGCAGCCACGCCGGCGGACGTCGACGGGCGAGCGCCAGGACCGGACGCCCATGTCGTCGGGATGTCTTGAGACTCGTCCAGTGGGGCGCTCCACCTTGTCACCCTGGCCCTGGTCTGCTCCACCGAGGTGTCGGTTGGCGGCAGACGAGATGGCGAGAACTCGGCCGCTGCGTAGGACTGCGACTCTGCGTCAATTCTGCGAGTCGAAATATTGACGCATGGCCAGACGTAATATAACCTTCCGATCACGTTACGCAGGCGTTGCTCGATTTAGGGAGTGATCTGTATGACACGGGGGAAACCTAGCTTTGGCGTGCTCAAATTTGGACGATACCTCCTCGTCCTGGCCGCCGCCGTTCTTGTAATCAACTTCTTTGGCCCGCAAAGCGCCTCTGCGGCGACGTACTACAACGCCACCTCAGCGACCCCTTCGGCGCTAGCCGAAACCTGCTCGACTGGCTCGAACGCCATCTACTCGTTTGCCGCCAGCAAGTACGTCAGTCCAAATCTGACCACGAGTGCAGCTCCTCTGCAGGCCCGTGCTGACAATGTAGGGGCGTGGGAGAAGTTCTGCATCGTCCAGTGGAGTAGAGATGAACACGTAATTATTTCGATCGCCGCCAATAAATTCGTAAGCGCAAGGATGAATGAGCCCGGTTACCCGCTGCGGGCCAGTGCTGACACTGTTGGAACCTGGGAAAAGTTTAGTATCGGTTACGTTGATGGGGCCGCTCAATTCCTGTCATTGGCTAACAGGAAGTACGTAAGCGCAAGGATGAATGAGCCCGGTTACCCGCTCCAGGCCAGCGTTGACTTTGATGGGCCTTGGGAGAGGTTCTGCATCTGCTAGAAGGTTAGGGGTTCGAGTCCCTTCGGGCGCACAGCAGGTCAAGGGCCGGTTTTCCATCATGGGGGACCGGCCCTTGATCGTGTTGACCCCCCACGGCTGACCCCTACGCCTACGCGTCGAAGAGGAAGCCGAGCCGGTCTACCGCGTCCAGCAACCGATCGAGCCGTAGGAGCTACCGCCGGCGACCAGGAGCGAAGCAGCGAGGAAGCATCGAACGCAGCACCTACGGGCAGCAGCGGACGACAATAGCGGCGCGGCGGCCGAGGTGAGCAGCAGCGGATGACAGCCGGTGGCAGCAGACATTGCGCCGCAACGGCGTTCACATCGAAGCGCTTTCAGGCAGCGACCTGCCTGGGGTCGCTGCCCGACCTACTCGGCGACGAAGACGCCTACGCCCGGCAGGGTCTCGGTCATGCCCTTGATCCGTAGCACCTGCATGGCGCGGTCAATCACCGGCTCGGTGACCCCGTAGTGCTCGATCAACTCTCGCCGGCTCGGCAGCTTGGAACCCGGCGCGAACTCGCCCGACGCAATGCGTTCGGCGAGGTCGTCGGCAATCTGCTCATAGCGGTAACGCGGTGGCACGGTGTTCCCCTCGGTTGGCAACACGAGTAGACCACCTATGCCAGCCCTTGACTACCCAACGGTACCTGTGGGAGGTTGCCGAGGAGGTCGATTCCCCCGGTTGGCGCTGTGGGCCGTCCTCGCCGGCGTGGATGTCCGGCGCATCCCCCGCGATCGGGCATCCACGCCTCCGGACACCTGCGGCACGAGGAGGCGGCAGTGGACCCTTCCGATTACCCCACTCGGCGGCCCGTGACCCTGACGGCTCCGGCGAGCCGATGAAGCGGGTCTCCTACGAGGAGTACGTCTTGGCGGCTGCGCTCACCCTCGCTCGTCGCCACCGGCCCGTCTGGTCGTGGCGGTTATGGAGACACGTCTGCCGATGCGGTGCGGCCCTGCCGTGCCGAAGCCGTCACCGCATCCCTATCAACCGCGGCCACTGGCCCAGCCAGGACAGCCGGCGATGACGGCGCACCTCCCGAGGAGGCCGGCGTGGACGTGCGGCGGCTGCGCGGGGGAGTGGCCATGCCAGACCCGGCGGCGGGAGCTGCGAGCCGAGTACGACCAGGCCCCGGTGTCGCTAGCCCTCTACCTGGCCGCCCAACTCGTTGACGCCGCCCAGGACCTGACCCACGTCCCCGCCGGCCACCTGCACCACCGATTCCTCGGCTGGACCCGATGAGCATCCTGCGACCCGGCGACGAGAAGTTCCACTACAGCGACGGCTCCCACAAGTGGATCCCACCCCACCCGGACTACGACCAGGAGGTCTGGGACGAGCAGGTCCGCCAGCACAAGCAAGCCCACCTGAGAAACGAGCGCCCGAAGGTCCGCATCCAGCGCCTCGTCTGATGCCAGCAGTACAGCACCGAAGTACAGCAGCCGTGCCAGCCGAACCGAGCCGAGAAGGGCCTCAGCAGGCCGTTTGACCTCGCACCGAGCCCGATCCGACCAGCTCGCCGAGAGTTCACACCGAAGAGGTCACTTGGTTCCTGTTGCTCGCATCGTGAACCGGTGCGGCTGGTAGAGCGCCTTCGTTTCGGAGGATCTGCCCATGCTCGGCCACAGCCTGCGGCCTGCTGGTGGGACACGCCCGGCGATGGCGAAGCACGAGGCCGCGATGAATGTGCTCAGGGGCGCCATCGGGCCTGCGCACGCTGAGGGTCGTGGTGCACCTCAGGCTCCTGGCAACTCGCCCTGCGACATCCTCGGCCGAGCGGGACGGCGTGTTCGCGAAGTCAGGCGGTGAACGGGACGGCGGGCGATGAACGGAGCATGCTTACGCTCGTTTTTCAATGCGGGGAAGGGCTGGGGGCCGCGGCTTCCAGGTCGTCGACGGTGCCGGACATGATTGTGGGGATATGTTCGGTGAGATGTGGCAGAGGCCAGTCCCACCAGGCCAGCGCGAGGAGGCGGTCGATATCGGCGTGGCTGTAACGGTGGCGCAGCAGCCGGGCGGGGTTGCCGCCGACGATGCCGTAGTCGGGGACGTCGTCAACGACGACGGAGCCGGAGGCGATGATTGATCCGTGACCGATGTGGACGCCGGGCATCACGGTCGTCCCGTACCCGAACCAGACGTCGTTTCCCACCGTGGTGTCGCCCCGTCCGGGCAGGCCGGTGATGAGGTCGAAATGGTCGGCCCAGGAACCGCCCATGATCGGGAAGGGGAAGGTCGAGGGGCCATCCATTCGGTGGTTGGCGCCGTTCATGATGAACCGCACGCCCTCGCCCAGCGCGCAGAACTTCCCGATGACGAGCCTCTCGGGCCCGTAGTGGTACAGGACGTTGCGGTTCTCGAAGGCGGTCGGGTCCTCCGGATCGTCGTAGTAGGTGAACTCCCCGACGGTGATCAGCGGTGAGGTCACCAGTGGTTTGAGCAGCACGACTCGCGGTTGGTCGGGCATCGGATGCACCACGGTCGGGTCGGCGGGGATGGGTGGCATGTGATCGCTTCCTTCCGGAGGGCTGGACGTCAGGCGTTGTTCTCGGGGACACCGAACCACCGGGTGAGCGCTTCGCGCAGCGCCGGCGCGGTGTGAGCGGCGGATTCCTCTACGGCCGCTGCCCAGGCGATGTGCGCGTCCGGGCGGATCAGGATGGCGTCGGCCGGGCGGTCGTCGGTCCTGGCTGTGCGGACATCGACGCGGGACCGCCAGTCTGCAGCCGCCCGGCGGAGATCCTCGCGGTCGGCGAGATCCAGGAGAACGGGCCGAGCGGTGTGCAGGAGTTCGCCAAGGTGGGTCACTGCCCGGTCGCTGTGTAGGGCGAGGTCGGGGACGAACGATCCGACCAACCGGTGGTGGCCGGATGAACCGGGCATCGGGTAGCGGATGTCGGAGCCGGCGACGAGCGCCCCCATGCGGCGCAGTGGCTGCTCGTCGGCGAGTAGCTCCTGAAAGACCTCGCGGAGCGCCTCGGCGGCCGGGTCGGTTCCGCGCCGCATCGCCACCTGGGCCTGGGTGTGCAGCATGGTGCGCGCGCCAGCGAGGGCCCGTTCGTCGTGGTAGGTGTCCAGCAGACCGCCCGGCGCCCAGCCATGGACCGCCGCGGCCAGCTTCCAGGCCAGGTTGACCGCGTCGAGCATGCCGGCATTGATCGCCACACCGGTCGCGGGGAACAGATGAGCCGCGTCACCCGCCAGCAGGATCCGTCCTTTCCGGTAGTGCTCGGCGTGCCGGGCCTTGAAGGTGAACCGCGACAGCCGGATCGCGTCGTCCACCGGAAGTTCCGCCCCCAGGACGCGACGAAAGCTGTGCTGGAACTCGGTTATGGAAATCGGAGTGTCATCGTCGTACTCCGTGCTCTCATCCTCAGCGGTGTAGAGGGAGACCACGGGTGAATTGGGCGACGCCCCGACGCCGAGGAGACCTCGGTCCGTGCGGGTGAAGCCCCCGCGGACCGTGCCGAAGCCGGGGACGTCGAGATCACCGTTGGCGAGCACGGTCACCGTGTCGGGAAAGGTTACCTGCGCCAGCCGGTTGACCTCCGGATAGGCGGTGCCGGGGAAAGCGATGCCCGCCCCCTCCCGGACCAGGCTGCGGGCGCCGTCGCAGCCCGCCAGGTAGCCGGCGGTCAACCGGTACGGTCCGTCCGGGCCGACCACCTCCGTGGTCACGGTGGCCTCGTCCTGCTCGACCCCGGTCACCTGGTGCCCTCGGCGGATCTCGACACCGAGCTCGCCGGCGCGCTCGTCGAGCATCTCTTCGAGGCGCTGTTGCGGGAGCGGTAGAGCACGCAGCGGGGGGTCGACGAGCCCGGTCAGGTCGAGGTGGACGCCGCCGTACGGGAACCGGGGGGCCGGGACGGGGCCGGTGCAGGCGGCCTCGCATCGCTCCAGGAGGCCCCGGTAGCGCAGCAGCTCCAGGATCTGTCCGCCGAGGCCACCGGCCTTTGGGGTGTCCCGGCGTCGCTGCTGCCGCTCCAGCACCAGCGGCCGTACCCCGGCCAGGCGCAGTTCGCAGGCCAGCATCAGGCCGGTCGGGCCGGCACCCACGATGATCACATCAGCATCCATGCGCTTCCCCTCGTCAGAACGGCACGTGCCGTGCCGAAAGGAAAGCGCACTGACCGGGGTACCGTCAAGCACGGCACGTGCCGTGCCGGTATGGTGGTGGCATGACCAAACCCAGTCGCGGCGCCGCACGGACCGAGGTCATCATGCGGACCACGCTGGAACTGGGCCAGGAGATCGGCTACGCCAAACTCAGCATCGAAGCGGTCGCGGCCCGAGCCGGCGCGGGCAAGCACACCATCTACCGCAGGTGGCCATCCAAGGGAGCCCTACTCCTCGACTCACTGCTCTCGCTGCACAAATCCAGCCTGGACTACCCCGACACGGGCGACATCTTCGCCGACCTGCGCACGCAGATCCACGCGGCCGTCGACCTTCTGGGCAACCCGCCCTTCGGCCCGCTCTACCGAGCCCTGGTCAGCGAGGCACAGCACGACCCCCAGCTCGCCGCCGCGCTCAACGAGCGCTTCATCAGTCCGCAAGCCGCCATGACCGTCGCCCGACTGGAAACGGCACGCGACCAAGGCCAACTGTCGCCCGACTTCGACCTGAGCCTGGCCATGGCGATCCTCTCGGGGCCGCTGTACTTCCAATTCCTGATTACCCAGGAACCCGTGACCCACGAGTACGTCGACCGGGTCCTTCGCGCCCTGTTCACCGGTATGGGGAAGTGACGCCGGCGGTGACGAATGTGCTTGAGCCCTTCGACACCCGAGAACTTTTCTGCGCAGACCTGACTATCTGGGAGAGTCATGACAAGTAGGTTTACGGAGCTGGTCGTTGACTGCCGCGATCCGGAAAGGCTCGCGGCCTTCTGGTGCGCGGTCCTGGACTTCAAGGTGATCGACCGGAGCGAAGGCAGGGTCGAGATCGGTTCCTGGGTGCCGACCGTCGAGGATGTGCGGGCCCGCCAGATGCCGCCCACCCTGCAGTTCATCCAGGTGCCCGAGGACAAGGCCGTCAAAAACCGGCTTCACCTCGACGTCAGCCCCATCGACGGCAGCACCAAGGACGAGGTGACCAGGTTGCTCAGCCTTGGCGCCACCATGACGGATGTAGGCCAGGGCTCGGACCGCAACTGGGTGGTCATGGCAGACCCCGAGGGCAACGAGTTCGATGTTCTACGCACTCTGGCCCCGCAGCAGAACCAGCTTGATCTTTAGCCGGG is from Micromonospora terminaliae and encodes:
- a CDS encoding fascin domain-containing protein, whose translation is MLKFGRYLLVLAAAVLVINFFGPQSASAATYYNATSATPSALAETCSTGSNAIYSFAASKYVSPNLTTSAAPLQARADNVGAWEKFCIVQWSRDEHVIISIAANKFVSARMNEPGYPLRASADTVGTWEKFSIGYVDGAAQFLSLANRKYVSARMNEPGYPLQASVDFDGPWERFCIC
- a CDS encoding winged helix-turn-helix domain-containing protein, whose product is MLPTEGNTVPPRYRYEQIADDLAERIASGEFAPGSKLPSRRELIEHYGVTEPVIDRAMQVLRIKGMTETLPGVGVFVAE
- a CDS encoding flavin reductase; the protein is MTAHLPRRPAWTCGGCAGEWPCQTRRRELRAEYDQAPVSLALYLAAQLVDAAQDLTHVPAGHLHHRFLGWTR
- a CDS encoding CatB-related O-acetyltransferase, producing MPPIPADPTVVHPMPDQPRVVLLKPLVTSPLITVGEFTYYDDPEDPTAFENRNVLYHYGPERLVIGKFCALGEGVRFIMNGANHRMDGPSTFPFPIMGGSWADHFDLITGLPGRGDTTVGNDVWFGYGTTVMPGVHIGHGSIIASGSVVVDDVPDYGIVGGNPARLLRHRYSHADIDRLLALAWWDWPLPHLTEHIPTIMSGTVDDLEAAAPSPSPH
- a CDS encoding FAD-dependent monooxygenase, which produces MLDGTPVSALSFRHGTCRSDEGKRMDADVIIVGAGPTGLMLACELRLAGVRPLVLERQQRRRDTPKAGGLGGQILELLRYRGLLERCEAACTGPVPAPRFPYGGVHLDLTGLVDPPLRALPLPQQRLEEMLDERAGELGVEIRRGHQVTGVEQDEATVTTEVVGPDGPYRLTAGYLAGCDGARSLVREGAGIAFPGTAYPEVNRLAQVTFPDTVTVLANGDLDVPGFGTVRGGFTRTDRGLLGVGASPNSPVVSLYTAEDESTEYDDDTPISITEFQHSFRRVLGAELPVDDAIRLSRFTFKARHAEHYRKGRILLAGDAAHLFPATGVAINAGMLDAVNLAWKLAAAVHGWAPGGLLDTYHDERALAGARTMLHTQAQVAMRRGTDPAAEALREVFQELLADEQPLRRMGALVAGSDIRYPMPGSSGHHRLVGSFVPDLALHSDRAVTHLGELLHTARPVLLDLADREDLRRAAADWRSRVDVRTARTDDRPADAILIRPDAHIAWAAAVEESAAHTAPALREALTRWFGVPENNA
- a CDS encoding TetR/AcrR family transcriptional regulator, producing MTKPSRGAARTEVIMRTTLELGQEIGYAKLSIEAVAARAGAGKHTIYRRWPSKGALLLDSLLSLHKSSLDYPDTGDIFADLRTQIHAAVDLLGNPPFGPLYRALVSEAQHDPQLAAALNERFISPQAAMTVARLETARDQGQLSPDFDLSLAMAILSGPLYFQFLITQEPVTHEYVDRVLRALFTGMGK
- a CDS encoding VOC family protein, giving the protein MTSRFTELVVDCRDPERLAAFWCAVLDFKVIDRSEGRVEIGSWVPTVEDVRARQMPPTLQFIQVPEDKAVKNRLHLDVSPIDGSTKDEVTRLLSLGATMTDVGQGSDRNWVVMADPEGNEFDVLRTLAPQQNQLDL